In Triticum urartu cultivar G1812 unplaced genomic scaffold, Tu2.1 TuUngrouped_contig_660, whole genome shotgun sequence, the DNA window AGAGGAAGTCTATATGAGACAACCACCTGGGTTTGAAGATGGTTCTAAACCTAATCATGTGTGCACGCTGGACAAGGCTTTATATGgtctcaaacaagcccctagagCTTGGTACTCGAGGCTAAGCACCAATCAACAACAACTTGGGTTTCGAGCTTCCAAGGGAGATACTTCTCTGTTCTTCTTtaaaaaaaggaaaggtgatAATATACATGTtaatttatgttgatgacataatTGTTTCTAGTTCATCTCCAGAAGCCACCTCGACATTGTTAAAACAGTTGAAAAATGAGTTTGCTCTTAAGGATCTAGGAGAGCTTCATTATTTCCTAGGAATTGAAGTCAAAAAGGTGCATGATGGTATAGTACTAACTCAAGAAAAATATGCCAGAGATGTAATCAAGCGTGTAGGTATGAAAGACTGCAAACCCTCTAACACACCCATGTCTACAACTGAAAAATTGTCATTGCATGAAGGAGTGTTGTTGAGTCCAGAGGAATGAACAAAGTATAGAAGCATAGTTGGTGCACTTCAATATTTAACCTTAACAAGGCCAGACATTTCCTTCTCTGTTAACAAGGTTTGTCAGTTTCTACATGCTCCTACCACAGTACATTGGACAGCTGTAAAAGGGATTTTGAGGTATCTTCAAGGAAGTGTTGAAACAACGCTGAGATTATGTAAGTCTTCTTCCACAGCAGTGAGTGCCTTTTCAGATGCTGATTGGGCTGGATGTCCTGATGACAGGAGGTCCACTGGTGGTTTTGCTATCTTTCTTGGTTCAAACCTCATATCCTGGAATGCAAAGAAACAAGCAACTGTGTCTCGGTCAAGCACAGAAGCAGAGTATAAATCTCTGGCAAATGCAACTGCTGAGGTGATGTGGATAGAAACTTTACTTAATGAATTGGGCATTGGGAGATCACATGTCTCACAGTTGTGGTGTGATAATCTTGGAGCAACTTATCTTTCTGCAAATCCTGTATTTCATGCAAGAACAAAGCATATAGAAATTGACTATCACTTTGTTTGAGAAAGAGTAGCACAGAAACTGTTGGAAGTACGGTTCATTCCAACAGGTGATCAAGTTGCTGATGGTTTTACAAAACCCTTGCAAGCTCGACAACTTCAAGCCTTCAAGAACAATCTAAACCTTCACATGTTGAGATTGAGGGAGGATGTTAAATGATACGCTTGATAGTTAGTTTGTATAGACGTGACACATATGTCACGATATTTTGTGCGTGTAATGTGTGCGTGTGTATCTTGTAACCAAGGCAGGTTGTTAGGAAGATTTGATCATATCTCTTGTATAGCTTGAAGGATGGGTCAAGACTCCAACAACCCGCCGCCGCATGTATTCCTTGTGCTATATAAACACGCACGCGTCCCTGCAACGATGCATACGCTTACCGCAAACTAGTTCCTCTTACACTGTGCCCGACAGCGCCCGCTTTGCAATCATGGACATATCTTATGAGGAGTGCAGCTTGCGCGCCGTTGATCTACGCAAGCTGCAACTATTACATGACCCGTCCAACATCTTCAAGAGCTGCTACTGGGCCGCCTGTTTAAGATCTCCCCGGTCAACCTGGAACTCATCTTGTATAATTGCACGGAGAAGGCTGCGGCGGCGGCATGTCGGGATAAAGAACTGGTGCAGGCGAAGACGATGAGGTGCGTGAACACGAGCAACGCGTTTGTTCGCGCGGGAGTGCCATACGACCCCACCGGGACCTACTCCGGTTATGCTTTGGAGGGCTGCGTTCCAATCGCCTTGCCGGTGCTGCGCTTGCCGTCCGACGAGACGAACGCGAGCCACTACGAGCGGCTCATCCAAAGTGGCTTCCTCCTGAAATGGGAACTGCCCCCTCCTCTCCCTCCAGGTAAGTTCACCCCGTCAAATTCATCTTTTAATCATGTTACTACTTATTCTACTACTCACTGAGCGAGGATAAGGCTTAATTTGATCGTGTGGCGCATGTTGGCCGCAACCGGCCAGCGCGGGACTTCCTGCTCAAGATGTTGGGCGAGACTTGTCCATAGCCTATACTGCCAAATGGACATGTGCTGACAGTCTTGTTTTCAGTTGATTTTCTCCGGATCACATACTATTAGCCTTGCACAGTTACATCTGTCCGGTAAACCTGTGGGCTCGTCTCCTTTCTCCCTCTACTTAGCCTTCTCAGTACGTACAACGTTAGACAATCATTAACAAATTGAACTGGGGTATGGTTCAGAGTTCAGAACAAAGTCTTTTGACAGAACTTCTGCCAAGTCTCACTGAACTCTATACGCCACAACTCTGCACCATGCAATATTGGCATCCTGGACTGCTTGTTCACGGACAAACAGACTTTACGAAAGGACTAGTGGGCTTATATTTACTAGCACatatgctcgtgcgttgcaatggaAAAATTTGAtgttttgtgcaagcataatgtTTCACAGCACCGATTCACTTTGAAGAACATGCTACAACGCAGCATCCTTCTACAAAATGAACATCAAAAAATACGATGCAATTTAGCCGTGTTTTATTTTCTTTGCCGGGCATAATCTCCCACTGATTCGATTTAAGTATAATCCTTTCTTTAATTACCATGACGTCTTCACCCGTTTTAGTCGGGAATCAAATCCTTTCTTTTCTAATTTAGTAGCCCCAATATATTGAAGCCCTACAAATCTTTCCTTTTAATTATCCTACCTTTTTACCTCAAGTCATTTCTTTAATTAGCCTCGTCTATTTGAATATTCTATTCATTAAGACCACAATCTTTCTTTTTAATTATTTCACTAGTTTACCCGTAATCCTTTTTTAATTAGCCATATCCGTTTAAATATTTTATTTAAGCCCACAATCTTTTCTTTAATTACCTCATTCGTTTAATTAGCTCGCCCTGAACACGAGGACTGCCGCTCGTATATTTAGAGCGAGTTGTGATTAGTAAATGTGAATGGCTCATAGGTCATTGGTTGTTACATCGAAGATCCAAATAGGAGGTCTTGTGATCAATTCTTACAATGTTGATTTATTTTGACCCAATTATTTTTCGCGGTCTCTATGAAAGCCCATAAAAGGCCCATCAACGTACAAGTACCTGGCCCAGATCGCTTAGCGTGCACTCAAAACAAACAAAAAGGActaaaccaaaccaagaatacctatcccctttaatagtaggtatagatatagatatagatatagatttTTCTGGGGCAATTTCGATCTATCACGGTGCTTTGCTCGTTAGTAGTTTTTTTTAACGATGCTCATTAGTGGTGGAGCACAGAAATGCATTCTTATACATTCATAAAAATATGACACTTTAGTACACTCCCTAGAAAAATTTACAGATTTCGATGGAGATTAGTAGATACCCCTTCAATCAAAACGATTAGATTGTTTTGATCTCTTTTTTTATGCATTGGGAGAATATATAGGGATTAGAATTAGTTGGCCGTGAATGAACGAGAGTCCTCTTTTTAAGTAGCTTTAAGATTCGTATAAACATCTAAGGAGGGTGTACCGAAGCAAAACTCGACACCCTTCTATATTTAAATAAACATTGTCAATTTGATGCAATGAAATATAAATAGTTTTTTAATATGTCAAGAGAAAATGTTGAgtgttcatgtaaaaaatatttTTATGGCATACATGAACCTACTTTTCATACTAGAACAAATATTCATGTATTTGAAAACAATGGTTCACGACTTCTAAAAGAACTGCGTGTATAAATTAAAAAAAAATGCTATGACCGTGGCCATTGTGAGCTACAACCAGCACCCTCGTGAGCTGGAACCAGCACTCCAGTGAGCTGCAAAACTGGGGGAAGGCACCTGATGCTGCAACTGTCTGTGGTTAGCTGGAACAAACACAACGATGAGCTACAACAGagatgctcgatgctgcaaccgacAAGACATAGATGTGAATACCGACGACGTCTTGGGATGGTTCAGTGAGGGCGGCAATGACAATGTTGGCCCTGTGACAAGGGGAGACACATGATGCGAGCCCCGCTCGACGACTTTGCGAGCCCAATCGgcgtgggtgggtgggtggggggggggggtgtgctATGAGTTCGTTGACATCTGCTGGAAATGCCTCGGCGAAGGCATTGCGAGCTCGCCGTCCGGAAGGCGTGGGGGAGGTGCCGTGACTGGCAGATCAGACGGTGTTGTACTAGGGGACGCGCTGCAAGCCATCGATCTTGGGGACACGCTGCTCACCGAAGCAGAGGAACATCGAGTTTGCATGTAGGTCGGAACACGATACTAAAGGCAAGGAGGTGACGAAGAGAGGATCAAACGGTCCACGTACATTAGATTAAATGCCTAACAGGTGACCGGCCCAAATTTTGGCCAGCTGACTGGCGGCTAGCCCTGCCCTAACTAATTCCTGTTCTACGCAACATGATAAGATGATAAGACTAGAAGAATCTGTCAAGGCTATAAATTGGCTTCAATTCACCCTAATATTATTTTAGAACTGAAGGTTAGACCGCTTTTTTGTATCGATACTGTTTCCTGCCAAGTGTGAAGGTTGTACAAAGATTAGAATATACTTCTAGATAGATACTAGCGGACAAAAGCATGAAGTAGTAGATACCGAAAGAACCAGTCTAAGCATCCTGGTTCCAGTCCCATCAGGGGCTCACGGTGGTCATGGCTTACCCGTCAAAGGGACTTGCCAACTTTTCATGATCCTTCTATAGGTCCCACACATCTGAAAGTCTTCAGTCACTATCGGGGTACCCGCAGCCCAACAGAACTCCATTGCCCCATATATCAGTCATTCTGCAGGCACGGTATCCCATCTTACTTCTCTCCAGACCAATGATCACCGATTCAGTTTGGTCTAGTCTATCTATTAGCTGCTAAGTGATAACACAAATTACAAGTCTTATATGGCTCCAGCTTGCTGGTTCTTGGTCTTTGTCCGGGTATGGTGGCTTCCACTGATGCTCGCCGGGGCCAAGGAGGAGCATCTAGGGGAAAACTGCCCGGCTGAGAGGTGCGGCAACCTCACAGTATCCAATCCATTCTGGATCGCTAACGGGGAGGCGGGAAGATCGTGTGGCCCCTTGGACTTCCAGGTCGGTTGCTTAAACGACAGCAATCCATTTCTCCTGAGCTCTGGATTCACTGGATCCACTGGCTTTGGAATCATGGACATCTGGTACGAGGACCGCAATCTGCGTGTCGTTGATGTACATAAAGAGGAAGACTTCAACTTCTCAAAGAGCAGCTGCAATTTCCCGAGTTGGAACACCTCCAGCAAGCTGGCACTGCCGTTCAAGGTCAACCCCAACAACCTGAACCTCATCTTCTACAAGTGCACCAAGAGGGTGGCGCTGGTGGAGGTGACTTGCGCAAACGCGAGCAACATGTTTGTTCGCGCAGGAGTGCGTTTCGATGAGACAGGAAACTACGCAGACTATGCCATGGAGGGCTGTGATGCTATCGTCGTGCCGATGATGAGTTCGCCAGGCTGGGCCAACGCGAGCGACTACGAACAGTTTATCAGCCATGGTTTCCTCTTGACATGGGATGAAACTCTTCAACCTGCAACTGCACGTAAGTTCACGCATCAAATCATCTTTTAGTAAAGTCGTAGGCTCGTAGATAGGGCTAGCCGTAGTGCCAAATTTTATTGGATTTCCCTAATAGAAACAAGAAAATAACCATAGATGGGTGGCGCTGCAATACCTTCTACCTGCTGCCGGACATTCTTGTTTTTAAAATTTAACAGGACTTATATTAGAAAGTAAAGTATTATCAAAAATCACTCTAATGAAATGATATTTAGAAATCATTTTCAGAGGTCAAAACTGTTTCATATAATTTTAAAATTGTTTGCACAGTTTCCCAAGATTTGTTGTGTACTAAATAAAAATAATTGGTAGTGAAGAATGTTTGATATAATCACAAAAATAGTTTTGAGGGCTTCCTCCTAACATGGCAGCAGCTGCCTGTAGTGATAAGCTCACTTATCAGATTGGTTTTTCCATCAAACTTATCAGATTAGTGTTGAGGGCTTCCTCCTAACATGGCAACATCTGTAAGCTAGTTCTTACAATCAGCATGTTCTTTCTGACCCCTTCTTTTTGCTTCAAGCGATGACCTCATCATCGACAGTAATAGCTCAATCACAACTAAGTAAATGCTTTACTTTTAACAATTTGGCATGCAAGAAACTATAAATACCAACTCCTAAAAGCAAAATGCTACAGAAATATATTACAGGAACGTGCCATGGTTCTGCTGTCTGCTGTTGCCATGATGCTTTCGATTAGACTTCACTTGCATGTATAATATGGATTTGAGGATTCACAAATGGTTATCCAGTTGTGGAAGAGATTATTTGACATGTGACCGATCACTGTCCATGAACGCGCCCGGGCGCGTCCGCGGGCGTTTGAGCGGTCGGATTTGCCAAATCCGGCTGATGCCCTAACAACGCATTCTAGGATGCGACTATAAGACTGTGAAACACTGCACCAACTAAATAGGAAAACGTTCATGGACGGACCATCGGCTACAAGTTCGGCCGGCTCCACGCGCGCCATCGGATTAAATAAGATCATGCGGCCACAATTCCCCTCGGCCTTATCTCTTCCCCAACCAACCATTCTATTATTTTCGTCTTCCTTGGCAGTACATCCCATCCACTCTCTCTCATGAGACCATGTCGTCTAGCTATGGCCATGGGCGCTGCTCTACGCCCATCCCGGATTGCACGCCATGGGCAGCGGTGCAACCCCTGCCTGCTTGGCTGAGACACCACGAGCGGAGAAAACAGTTACAACCAGTGCCTCATTCTTCCTTTCCCCCTCACGCATCCCTCGCCTCTTATTTTGCACAGATGAGTTTGCGACGGCAGCAGTGTGTAGATGTTACAACAGTGATAGAGGGTGCTGGAACGCAGAAGTCGACATTTTGCTGGGAATGTAGGCTCCTTTTGTGCTGCGTCCAGCGAAGAGTGTTGGCGCCTAACCGGTGGAGGCGGCACTGTGATCCTGTGCACATACTTGACCAAAAAAGCTTCAACCATAGACAAAAAAAGCTTCAACCATGAATAGAGAAAGCTTCTATCGGCACCGCTCAACAAGGAAAAGTTGCAACCATTAATAGAAAAGCTGCAACCATATTATAAAAAGCTTCAAACCGAGAGGCACCATGCAACCAGAAGAAACTGCAATCATTGACAAAAAAAGCTTCAACCGTAGATTAAAAAGCTGCAAATGCAGATAGAGAAAGCTTCAACCACGGCACCGCGCAATAGAAAAAATTGCAACCATTGGTAGAAAAAGCTTCATCCGTAGCTGAAAAAAGCTTCATCTGACGATCAATGGGAGAAAAAAATGCGGGTGAGCCGGCAACGCCCATGATGGTCTGCACCTATGTGCTATGATGGTAGCGAGCGTTGCGGCGAGCTATGAGGCCAGCGAAGGAGTATGCCGATGTTCTGACTCGAGACGCGACGGTCCGACGCGAGCAGCTTTGCAACAACCGACGACGACTGCTGCTAGCGACGCGCGGTAGATTCTGCTAATCCGTGGAGGCCTTGGTGCAAGCTGTAATGGCCGATGAGCCAGGGGCAGCACTGTTGTCGAGTAACGCCGGCCGGTGGCTCAATTTCTTTTCGCGGAGGTTCTTTCCCCGGTGGCAAGCGGGCGTACTGCTCTATGGATAAGACCCAAGAGGAGTGTTGGAACTCGCCCACGGCATCGATCACATCAAAGTACGATGGACACGCAAACGTAAAACTTTTGCCAAAGACACGTGTCGTGCCTCTCTTTTCGctctttttattttcttctttccttgaCTCACGGTTACAAACTCACGTAGCTGCCTTTACTTATATATCCAGCAGCCGACCCAAATATTCTAAACCTACTTGTATACGATGACACACGCAGCATAAAAAGTCATAACCGGACAAGTACTAGCTAACTCAAAGTCACGTAGGAAAACTACCATACGTGTTGTGCGGTTGAGGAAGATGTGGTCGCTTTGGGGTTGACTTGTGCATCCAACGCCTGATATTGGTCTAATCGTAGGGTGCTCAAGCGACCAGCCGAACTATTGGGCCAGCGCACCGGTGCCTATCATCGCCCAACTAAATATGGATTGAGACATTTGAATGTTGACTCTCTCTAGTGAGTATGAGAAAGTAAATGCGTCCACAGAAACACTCAAAGTAGTTGGCTAATATCACTTGTATAATTAATAAAGATGAACGTATACATCAATTGATGAAGAGGCTGGGGGTTTAACCTACCGGTGCTTGGGTCGGAGGTGGTGTCCTCGACGGAAGCCAACTGCACCTGGCTGTTGAAGGCTGGGTTCCTGCTGGACTGGGCAGGCACCGGTATCGGCGACTGTCCTGCCTGCACCGTGACCGGGGGGCAGTGCCGGTACGGCAACGTGACCGCAGAGTTCGCGTGCCTCTGCCCCCATGGTatgcttgggggggggggggggggggatcttAATTTGCATCAAGGATCAATCATACCGGTTCTGTGGAGCGTGGAGTGGGGTAGTACACTTGGTCAAGCTCTAGTCCATCAGCAGCAGTCACATCACGTCCTCTTATACCTCATTTCTGTTCCTCTTAACGATTTACTCGTCTGAAAAACCCCATCTTTTGCTAAATAATCAACCCGTCGATTTACACAACAATTGTGCTCACTTATCGAAAAGGCTTTCGctccgctttatatataaagcaatg includes these proteins:
- the LOC125530846 gene encoding uncharacterized protein LOC125530846, which encodes MAPACWFLVFVRVWWLPLMLAGAKEEHLGENCPAERCGNLTVSNPFWIANGEAGRSCGPLDFQVGCLNDSNPFLLSSGFTGSTGFGIMDIWYEDRNLRVVDVHKEEDFNFSKSSCNFPSWNTSSKLALPFKVNPNNLNLIFYKCTKRVALVEVTCANASNMFVRAGVRFDETGNYADYAMEGCDAIVVPMMSSPGWANASDYEQFISHGFLLTWDETLQPATARKFTHQIIF